Within the Acinetobacter radioresistens DSM 6976 = NBRC 102413 = CIP 103788 genome, the region GCCCCCTTTTGTCTTGCTTAAATCAGCAGCAAAATTTTCAAAGCCTTTAATTGTAGCGGTTAATGGGGTAGCTATTGGTATAGGAGTAACTATACTGTTGCATGCCGATCTGGTCTACAGTGATGATGATGCTATTTTCCAGATTCCATTTGTAAGTTTAGGTCTTTCTCCAGAAGGCGCAGCAAGCCAGCTTCTTGTTAAGCAAGCAGGCTACCATCGTGCTGCTGAACTGCTGTTTAGTGCTAAAAAATTCACAGCAAAAACTGCCGAACAGGTAGGCTTGGTCAATCGTGTGATTAAGGATGACATCTATGAAGATGCCAAAATTATTAACTTGATTATTGAAAATGATGTTTATGATTATGCTCACAAAGCTGCCGAATATCTGACCCAGTTACCGCTTGCCTCCCTTAAACAGACTAAAGCGCTAATGAAAAAAGATTTAGCTAATATTATTGAGTGCATTGATGAAGAAGCTGAAATTTTTATGCAGCGCGTTAAATCTCCTGAAATGATGGAAGCTGTACAGGCTTTTATGCAAAAACGTAAACCTGACTTTACACAGTTCAATTAAGTTTTATGCTCAAATCTGGATACATGAGATGTGTCCAGATTTTTTGTTGTCTATACTCCTCTGTCTCTGAGGATTTTCTCTAAATCTTCCTATTGAACTGTTTAATTATGCCAAATACTGAAAATTATACCCAAGACAGTGAACAGCCAGAAAAGAAACGTTACTATGAACCTGCACCTCAGGATATTAACGTTGAGCAGTTCAAAAAAGTTGTAGAAAGTCGCCGTTCAGTACGCAAGTTTACTGACAAGCCCATTCCAGAAGATGTGCTGGATGCATGTCTGGATTTAGCCTTACTGGCACCCAATTCATCCAACCTGCAACCATGGACTTTTTACGTAGTTCAAGATCCTGATAAAAAACAGCAGCTGATAAAAGCCTGTATGAGCCAGCTCGCTGCCAAAACTGCATCTGAACTGATTGTCTGTGTTGCACGTACAGACCGCATTGATGAAATGGCAAAACGTAATGTCAATGAATTTCCTTTTCCAGAAGCGCCGCCAGCAATCAAGAAATACTACAAGTATATTCCGTATAACTATA harbors:
- a CDS encoding enoyl-CoA hydratase, which encodes MTLSCIQQPHQHLKAKLDHGILTLAIDRPEAKNALYGELYLWIAQALDEADISSDVRVVIFRGLNDDFTAGNDMKDFMQFTQQPLQDKAGNMPPFVLLKSAAKFSKPLIVAVNGVAIGIGVTILLHADLVYSDDDAIFQIPFVSLGLSPEGAASQLLVKQAGYHRAAELLFSAKKFTAKTAEQVGLVNRVIKDDIYEDAKIINLIIENDVYDYAHKAAEYLTQLPLASLKQTKALMKKDLANIIECIDEEAEIFMQRVKSPEMMEAVQAFMQKRKPDFTQFN
- a CDS encoding nitroreductase family protein, with the protein product MPNTENYTQDSEQPEKKRYYEPAPQDINVEQFKKVVESRRSVRKFTDKPIPEDVLDACLDLALLAPNSSNLQPWTFYVVQDPDKKQQLIKACMSQLAAKTASELIVCVARTDRIDEMAKRNVNEFPFPEAPPAIKKYYKYIPYNYKTGYLNAFGNFKKVAFKVARSLDKQMPVSAFSPADAKLWASKTTALACENLVLALRAYSFDSCMMEGFDEPMVRQILELNDQQYPIMVIAAGERAKDGVFFPQYRFDRKLFIQKV